A genomic region of Microtus ochrogaster isolate Prairie Vole_2 chromosome 15, MicOch1.0, whole genome shotgun sequence contains the following coding sequences:
- the Psca gene encoding prostate stem cell antigen, with protein MKALFFVLLVTYLALQPGAALQCYSCTAQVSNTDCLNVQNCSQSENSCWTSRVRAIGLVTVISKGCSSNCMDDTENYYVGKKNITCCYSDLCNVSGAHALKPAATTLGLLTVLCGLWLWGSSHL; from the exons ATGAAGGCTCTCTTTTTTGTCCTGTTGGTCACCTACTTGGCCCTGCAGCCAG GTGCCGCCCTGCAGTGCTACTCCTGCACCGCGCAGGTGAGCAACACTGACTGCCTGAACGTGCAGAACTGCAGCCAGAGCGAGAACAGCTGCTGGACATCACGCGTCC GGGCCATTGGACTTGTGACAGTTATCAGTAAGGGCTGCAGCTCAAACTGTATGGACGACACGGAGAACTACTACGTGGGCAAGAAGAACATCACGTGCTGCTACTCCGACCTGTGCAACGTCAGTGGGGCCCACGCCCTGAAGCCAGCCGCCACCACCCTGGGGCTGCTCACTGTGCTCTGCGGCCTGTGGCTGTGGGGCTCCAGCCATCTATAG
- the Slurp1 gene encoding secreted Ly-6/uPAR-related protein 1, which translates to MAFHWATRLLLLVAWSVGSGEAFKCYTCEQPTAINSCKNIAQCKLEDTACKTILETVDGEFPFNHSPMVTRSCSSSCLATDPDGIGVAHPVFCCFRDLCNSGEAGLVPGL; encoded by the exons ATGGCCTTTCACTGGGCCACAAGGCTGCTGCTCTTGGTAGCCTGGAGCGTGGGCTCTG GTGAAGCCTTCAAGTGCTACACCTGTGAGCAGCCCACAGCCATTAACTCCTGCAAGAATATTGCTCAGTGCAAGCTGGAAGACACAGCCTGTAAGACCATACTGGAGACAGTGGACGGGG AGTTCCCCTTCAACCACAGTCCTATGGTGACCCGctcctgctccagttcctgcctggcCACCGACCCTGATGGTATCGGGGTTGCTCACCCTGTCTTCTGCTGCTTCCGTGACCTCTGCAATTCAGGGGAGGCAGGCTTGGTTCCAGGCCTCTAG
- the Them6 gene encoding protein THEM6, whose product MLGLLVAFLALALAFFALLDGWYLVRVPCAVLRARLLQPRVRDLLAEQRYPGRVLPSDLDLLLHMNNARYLREADVARAAHLTRCGVLGALRDLGGHTVLAASCARYRRSLRLFEPFEVRTRLLGWDDRAFYVEARFVSLRDSFLCALLRSRQHVLGTTPDRVVQHLCKRRVEPPELPEDLKHWIAYNETSSQLLRAESGLSDTKKDQ is encoded by the exons ATGCTGGGGCTGCTGGTGGCATTCTTAGCCCTGGCTCTTGCCTTCTTCGCGCTGCTGGACGGCTGGTACCTGGTGCGCGTGCCGTGTGCGGTTTTGCGCGCACGCCTGCTGCAGCCGCGCGTCCGCGACTTGCTGGCCGAGCAGCGGTACCCCGGCCGGGTACTGCCATCAGATCTGGACCTGCTCCTGCACATGAACAATGCGCGCTACCTGCGCGAAGCCGACGTGGCACGTGCCGCGCACCTGACCCGCTGCGGTGTGTTGGGGGCGCTGCGCGACCTCGGCGGGCACACGGTGCTGGCCGCCTCGTGCGCGCGCTATCGTCGCTCGCTGCGCCTGTTTGAGCCATTCGAGGTGCGCACTCGCCTGCTAGGCTGGGACGACCGCGCCTTCTACGTGGAGGCGCGCTTTGTCAGCCTTCGCGACAGCTTCTTGTGCGCCTTGCTGCGCTCCCGGCAGCACGTGCTGGGCACCACGCCGGATCGCGTAGTACAGCACTTGTGCAAGCGCAGG GTGGAGCCCCCTGAGCTGCCAGAAGACTTGAAGCACTGGATCGCCTACAATGAGACCAGCAGCCAGCTGCTCCGTGCTGAGAGTGGCCTCAGCGACACCAAAAAGGACCAGTGA
- the LOC101988638 gene encoding ly6/PLAUR domain-containing protein 2 — protein MTGTWMVLLVLVLATCGELAMALKCYTCQDPVSASNCVTITTCHINENMCKTTLYSREIVFPFLGDSTVTKSCASKCEPSDVDGIGLTRPVSCCNSDLCNVDGAPTLYSPGGPVLALALTFLLELLL, from the exons ATGACGGGGACCTGGATGGTGCTGTTGGTACTGGTATTGGCCACCTGCGGGGAGCTTG CTATGGCCTTGAAGTGCTATACCTGTCAGGATCCTGTGAGTGCGTCCAACTGtgtcaccatcaccacctgcCACATCAACGAAAACATGTGCAAGACCACGCTCTACTCCCGGGAGATTG TGTTCCCTTTCTTGGGGGACTCCACGGTGACCAAGTCCTGTGCCAGCAAGTGTGAACCCTCAGACGTGGATGGCATTGGCCTAACCCGGCCAGTGTCCTGCTGCAATTCCGATCTATGCAATGTGGATGGAGCACCCACCCTGTACAGTCCCGGTGGCCCGGTCCTTGCCCTGGCACTTACCTTtctcctggaactccttctgtaa